Proteins found in one Fulvitalea axinellae genomic segment:
- a CDS encoding GyrI-like domain-containing protein: MSNQMIQTFHVVGISVRTINENGQAMKDIEALWGRFWGEGIEKQIPNKVNDDIYAVYTDYVTDHTGPYTTIIGVLVNSLADIPDGFVGVTIEADHYKKYVSKGKMPEAVVHTWMEIWEDEKLDRSYKADFTVHGEKYHNGNEAEVETFISVQE; this comes from the coding sequence ATGAGTAATCAAATGATCCAAACGTTTCATGTAGTCGGTATTTCTGTAAGAACAATTAATGAGAATGGCCAGGCCATGAAAGACATCGAGGCTTTGTGGGGAAGATTTTGGGGAGAGGGAATCGAGAAACAAATTCCTAACAAGGTGAATGATGATATCTATGCGGTATACACCGATTATGTGACTGACCATACGGGACCATATACTACCATTATTGGAGTGCTGGTCAATTCGTTGGCAGATATTCCAGATGGCTTCGTGGGGGTGACTATTGAGGCAGACCACTACAAAAAGTATGTTTCAAAAGGGAAGATGCCAGAGGCGGTAGTCCATACTTGGATGGAAATATGGGAGGATGAAAAATTGGATCGGTCTTATAAAGCGGATTTTACTGTTCACGGTGAAAAATACCACAACGGTAATGAAGCTGAGGTTGAGACTTTTATTTCTGTGCAGGAGTGA
- a CDS encoding transposase yields METIRDLKGFTSKKIHETLHNSKTESRKEWMLRAFRYAGKKNSNNKHFQLWRQDNHPIELFTPKVVRQKIKYIHENPVKAGIVSSPEHYLYSSAIDYYTEQCGMLDVIVI; encoded by the coding sequence TTGGAAACCATTCGGGACCTGAAGGGCTTCACTTCCAAAAAGATTCACGAGACACTACACAACAGCAAAACGGAGAGCCGAAAGGAATGGATGCTTCGAGCGTTCCGCTATGCCGGCAAAAAGAACAGCAACAACAAACACTTCCAACTCTGGAGACAAGACAACCACCCTATTGAGTTATTCACGCCTAAAGTAGTTCGACAAAAGATCAAATACATCCACGAAAATCCGGTAAAAGCGGGCATTGTATCTAGCCCTGAACATTACTTATACAGTAGCGCAATTGACTACTACACAGAACAATGCGGTATGCTGGATGTGATCGTCATCTAA
- a CDS encoding REP-associated tyrosine transposase, translating into MSTAYKFRNPEGLYFISFATVHWIDVFTRPVYKDIFVENLRYCQTNKGLEIFSWCLMSNHAHLVARRAKDTPQLWETIRDLKGFTSKKIHETLHNCNTESRKKWMLRAFRYAGKKNSNNKHFQLWRQDNHPIELFTPKVVRQKIKYIHENPVKAGIVSSPEHYLYSSAIDYYTEQRGMLDVIVI; encoded by the coding sequence ATGAGCACAGCATACAAGTTCCGAAACCCGGAAGGCTTATATTTCATCAGCTTCGCCACAGTACATTGGATCGACGTCTTCACACGCCCCGTCTACAAAGATATTTTTGTGGAAAACCTGCGCTATTGCCAAACGAACAAAGGTCTGGAGATTTTCAGCTGGTGCCTGATGAGCAACCACGCCCACTTGGTGGCGCGACGCGCTAAAGACACTCCACAACTTTGGGAAACCATTCGGGACCTGAAAGGCTTCACTTCCAAAAAGATTCACGAGACACTACACAACTGCAATACGGAGAGCCGAAAGAAATGGATGCTTCGAGCGTTCCGCTATGCCGGCAAAAAGAACAGCAACAATAAACACTTCCAACTCTGGAGACAAGACAACCACCCTATTGAGTTGTTCACGCCTAAAGTAGTTCGACAAAAGATCAAATACATCCACGAAAATCCGGTAAAAGCGGGCATTGTATCTAGCCCTGAACATTACTTATACAGTAGCGCAATTGACTACTACACAGAACAGCGCGGTATGCTGGATGTGATCGTCATCTAA
- a CDS encoding ISAs1 family transposase, with the protein MLAVFRSGGKLNFSQIHRSMKRDHDYWRDFTGGKSKCCVSRVQLRRILKDTDIQGLKAVAETTFNANETIDPQALQWFSIDGKELRGSIDKSSGDKRGESVVLVTAQEDKTSKVVGYYSGTKDSERGIVDEYFETQSGLSGTAYTMDALHNNSGLLEGIHGKRGVYLSQIKGNQKILREDLRDMERRSECLDYKKTVEKGHGRIETRIYRTYPVETGCLERRWSNTGMSCFIRVDRTRKVVKTGKTSSETSYYVSNINTGLIDQYNLPNAVRGHWSVEANNNMRDTNFGEDGLRSLVSGIQQSVSCILTAVMNILIQRNAGENMNEMREEIVADINSIHQYFNR; encoded by the coding sequence ATGCTTGCCGTATTCAGGAGCGGAGGAAAACTCAATTTCTCACAGATTCACCGCTCAATGAAAAGGGATCACGATTATTGGCGGGATTTCACAGGTGGTAAAAGTAAGTGTTGTGTGAGCCGTGTTCAACTCCGAAGAATCCTGAAGGATACAGATATACAGGGACTTAAGGCGGTTGCTGAAACCACTTTTAACGCAAACGAAACTATAGATCCGCAAGCTCTTCAATGGTTTTCGATTGACGGTAAAGAACTCCGGGGGAGTATCGACAAATCCTCAGGGGACAAACGCGGGGAAAGCGTGGTTCTGGTTACCGCGCAAGAAGATAAAACCAGCAAGGTTGTAGGCTACTATTCGGGTACCAAAGACTCCGAGCGGGGTATTGTCGACGAATATTTTGAAACTCAATCCGGTCTTTCGGGAACGGCTTATACGATGGATGCCCTTCACAATAATTCCGGGTTACTGGAGGGAATCCATGGAAAACGGGGCGTCTACCTTTCACAAATAAAAGGGAACCAGAAAATACTCCGTGAAGACCTTCGAGACATGGAGCGGAGATCAGAATGTTTGGATTATAAAAAGACCGTCGAAAAGGGCCATGGCAGGATCGAAACAAGAATATACCGGACCTACCCGGTGGAAACGGGATGCTTGGAGCGTCGCTGGTCGAATACGGGGATGAGCTGCTTCATACGGGTAGACCGTACCCGTAAAGTCGTTAAAACAGGAAAAACATCAAGCGAGACATCATACTACGTCAGCAATATAAATACCGGTCTTATTGATCAATACAACTTGCCTAACGCCGTAAGGGGACACTGGTCCGTAGAGGCAAACAATAATATGAGGGATACGAACTTCGGAGAGGACGGGTTAAGGAGCCTTGTCTCTGGTATACAGCAAAGTGTTTCATGTATTTTGACTGCTGTAATGAATATTTTGATCCAAAGGAACGCTGGTGAAAATATGAATGAAATGCGAGAGGAGATCGTAGCAGATATAAATTCTATTCACCAATATTTTAATAGATAG
- a CDS encoding helix-turn-helix domain-containing protein, translated as MMVKGKYRHLNLTDRIWIQRCKAKGMSIRQVAKWLGINPSTVSRELRRNDFMGVYTAENAHKLYQARKYLATTNERKGSPARAVFPPIAGRKRSGPDRLLVVWASDDICDQYWRYGRLSYRIYCRIRRKSLYHCGIKPINPTLMRPALRLYVAKYHPELYRKGLYDDSPKVKKKPEPKTETRPKRSKARRIYSELRERCA; from the coding sequence ATGATGGTAAAAGGCAAATACCGGCACCTAAACCTGACAGACCGCATCTGGATACAAAGATGCAAAGCCAAGGGCATGTCCATACGCCAAGTGGCGAAGTGGCTGGGCATAAACCCATCGACTGTCTCCCGCGAATTGCGCCGTAATGACTTTATGGGAGTTTACACCGCCGAAAACGCCCACAAGCTTTATCAAGCCCGGAAGTATTTGGCGACTACCAATGAAAGAAAAGGCTCGCCCGCGCGTGCCGTATTTCCTCCGATAGCAGGACGAAAACGCTCCGGCCCCGATCGCTTGCTGGTTGTCTGGGCCTCCGACGATATTTGCGACCAATATTGGCGCTACGGCAGATTATCGTACCGGATATATTGCCGTATTCGGCGCAAAAGCCTGTATCACTGCGGCATAAAACCCATTAATCCTACGCTGATGCGTCCTGCTTTGCGCCTCTATGTGGCCAAGTACCACCCAGAGCTATACCGCAAAGGCCTCTACGACGACAGCCCGAAAGTCAAAAAGAAACCGGAACCGAAGACCGAAACACGACCAAAGCGCTCTAAGGCAAGGCGGATATATTCCGAACTCCGGGAGAGGTGCGCCTAA
- a CDS encoding flotillin family protein, with protein MYNKASQGEVLVRTGGLGGADAKPRVSASGLFVVPVIHRLEKMDIRVKTITISRTGSEGLVCKDNLRADIKVTFFVRVNVDEVAQVAKSIGCDRASDPDTLKDLYEPKFAEALKTVGKQFEFVQLYTARKEFNLAIVNTIGTDLNGYRLEDCAIDFLEQTPVDKLNDSNILDAEGIKKITELTAKQTTQANLIQRDKEKTIKQQDVEAQETILNLERQKVEAEERQRKEIETMRAREQAEIMKIREEERLKSEKARIETEEAVQIAEENRLREVLVASKNKEKTDAVESERVDQARLLEETEKERIVELAQIEKERALEQERKNIQDVIRERVSVEKAVVAEQEKTKDLQAIAEADRNKAVALKNAERDAEASLVKEIKEAEAAKEASKLESERMMIEAKAKESAAVHDAEAMKTLADATAAEAAALGMSEAQVMEAKASAKEKEAEAEAAMVELTAMAEAKGIEAKGVAQAEADRGQGNVDAEVLKKKGLAQAEVIDAQADAKEKQAMIDVKVLNEKLAVEAAGIEKKAEAMKVLDPASVAHEEFRLRLEQDKEIELARIDAQKIVAAEQAGVLGEALKASNIDIIGGESMFFDKLTSSITTGKAIDKVVGNSQTLTEVKDRFFNGGNGNDFKANFRSFISQFGVSSDDLRTMTISALLMKLTQNAKSDSDLNTIRQLENLSDTMGVGDKTPESLGLHE; from the coding sequence ATGTATAATAAAGCCTCGCAGGGTGAGGTGTTGGTGCGTACAGGTGGTTTGGGCGGCGCTGACGCCAAACCGCGTGTTTCGGCTTCGGGACTTTTTGTGGTGCCCGTGATTCACCGCTTGGAAAAGATGGATATCCGCGTAAAGACCATCACCATTTCGCGTACTGGAAGCGAAGGTTTGGTTTGTAAGGATAACCTCCGCGCGGATATCAAAGTGACCTTCTTCGTACGTGTAAACGTAGACGAAGTTGCGCAGGTGGCTAAATCTATCGGTTGTGATCGCGCTTCGGATCCTGACACTTTGAAAGACCTCTACGAACCGAAATTCGCCGAGGCCCTGAAGACTGTAGGTAAGCAATTCGAATTCGTGCAACTTTACACCGCCCGTAAGGAGTTCAACTTGGCGATTGTTAACACTATCGGCACGGACTTGAACGGTTATCGTTTGGAAGACTGTGCGATTGACTTCTTGGAGCAGACGCCGGTTGACAAGCTGAATGACAGCAACATCTTGGATGCCGAAGGTATCAAGAAGATTACGGAGTTGACGGCCAAGCAGACCACACAGGCCAACTTGATCCAGCGTGACAAGGAAAAAACCATCAAGCAACAGGACGTGGAAGCTCAGGAGACTATCCTGAACTTGGAGCGCCAGAAGGTGGAAGCCGAAGAGCGTCAGCGTAAGGAAATCGAAACGATGCGTGCCCGCGAGCAGGCCGAGATCATGAAAATCCGTGAAGAGGAGCGTTTGAAGTCTGAAAAGGCCCGCATCGAAACGGAAGAGGCCGTGCAGATCGCAGAAGAGAATCGCTTGCGTGAAGTATTGGTGGCTTCTAAGAATAAAGAAAAGACCGACGCCGTGGAATCGGAGCGAGTGGATCAAGCTCGTCTCTTGGAAGAGACCGAGAAAGAGCGTATCGTAGAATTGGCTCAGATCGAAAAGGAGCGCGCTTTGGAGCAAGAGCGTAAGAATATCCAGGATGTGATTCGCGAGCGTGTTTCTGTAGAGAAAGCCGTGGTGGCCGAGCAAGAGAAGACCAAAGACTTGCAAGCCATTGCCGAAGCGGACCGTAACAAAGCCGTGGCGCTTAAGAACGCTGAACGCGACGCCGAGGCCAGCTTGGTGAAAGAGATCAAGGAAGCCGAAGCAGCCAAAGAAGCGTCCAAGTTAGAATCGGAGCGCATGATGATCGAGGCGAAAGCCAAGGAATCCGCCGCCGTTCACGACGCCGAGGCGATGAAGACATTGGCCGACGCCACAGCCGCCGAAGCCGCCGCTTTGGGTATGTCCGAAGCTCAGGTGATGGAAGCCAAAGCCTCCGCCAAGGAGAAGGAAGCCGAAGCCGAAGCTGCGATGGTGGAACTTACCGCCATGGCCGAAGCCAAAGGAATCGAGGCCAAAGGAGTGGCGCAAGCCGAAGCGGACCGTGGCCAAGGCAATGTGGACGCCGAAGTCTTGAAGAAGAAAGGTTTGGCGCAAGCCGAGGTTATCGACGCGCAGGCTGACGCCAAAGAAAAGCAGGCGATGATCGACGTGAAGGTGCTCAACGAGAAGTTGGCTGTGGAAGCGGCCGGCATCGAGAAGAAAGCCGAAGCGATGAAGGTTCTCGACCCGGCCTCTGTGGCGCACGAGGAATTCCGTTTGCGTTTGGAGCAGGACAAGGAAATCGAACTCGCTCGCATCGACGCTCAGAAAATCGTTGCGGCCGAGCAGGCTGGCGTATTGGGCGAGGCGCTCAAAGCTTCGAACATCGACATCATCGGTGGCGAGTCTATGTTCTTCGACAAGTTGACAAGCTCAATCACTACCGGTAAGGCCATCGACAAAGTGGTGGGCAACAGCCAGACTCTGACCGAAGTGAAGGACAGATTCTTCAACGGTGGAAACGGCAACGACTTCAAAGCCAATTTCCGTTCGTTCATCAGCCAATTTGGCGTATCGTCGGATGATCTCCGCACGATGACCATCTCGGCCTTGTTGATGAAACTAACTCAAAACGCCAAGAGCGACAGTGACCTGAACACTATCCGTCAGCTCGAAAATCTCTCGGACACCATGGGTGTAGGTGACAAAACGCCGGAGAGTCTCGGACTCCACGAATAG
- a CDS encoding SRPBCC domain-containing protein, translating into MKTLQSSKSVIIDADARTLWEVLTKADYTKAYMFNCEVNTDWEVGSQITWKGNFQGYDAFQKGEVLAFEPFDSLSYSTFDPNFGLEDKAENYIHVGYALKELDEKVELTVSNKTFDGDEKRMAHVEQGWAMVIPQIKEVAERIMRKADETE; encoded by the coding sequence ATGAAAACGCTCCAATCTTCGAAAAGTGTCATTATTGACGCCGATGCCCGGACTCTTTGGGAGGTGCTGACAAAAGCGGATTACACCAAGGCTTATATGTTTAATTGCGAAGTGAATACCGACTGGGAAGTGGGGTCGCAGATTACTTGGAAAGGGAATTTTCAGGGCTATGACGCTTTCCAAAAAGGGGAGGTGTTGGCTTTTGAGCCCTTTGATTCCCTGTCATATTCCACTTTTGATCCAAACTTCGGTTTGGAAGACAAAGCCGAGAATTATATACATGTTGGTTATGCGTTGAAAGAGTTGGATGAAAAAGTGGAGTTGACTGTAAGCAATAAGACTTTTGACGGGGATGAAAAGCGCATGGCCCATGTGGAGCAGGGTTGGGCTATGGTGATTCCGCAGATAAAGGAGGTGGCTGAACGGATTATGCGTAAAGCTGACGAAACTGAATAA
- a CDS encoding DNA repair ATPase, which produces MSETTEKQDIQLDGGTYEVLKTRLRKESEVLRERLNVLNENRKDVFGAIDLSLLATERVTTEYNCVPWDMCAIGDHFLFGYNVHMGLKVEYKPSDVFSMFRYDDLSFVHEPLDMLQDEAFVKDFKNLYKYYKGTRFVKFARMGQYLHMVFRIGQGLDDIKTFKWLVSEGELRYVDARSDHELKYPSQHEFEWIKTTREQFCEGEHPHISIEDIVFVETVGGDLTIKVEDNTEDGKGIYNELVQHKEQRLEDAEVYYAILGHLVILKIKPYQEEFRYFVYNAKLQEAIRIDALEDSCILLPENHGLIFSNGYYLQSGDYKQFDNNLSDMLYERCVPSPNGEDFMYVFYNRRKGIYLLLHYNLIAQKVESPAICHGYSTFENGEMCMFRADDEPKKHHVVQIWQTPYVGPDFQLEGQSDSFLYKIGNKDIVKAMAECQALLNLVGKEEAYRDQYLDIIKMATDSLDTYHWLGKPEASELAEPLKSIRETAVAAVDEYEKVRKIQQHTNTEVKRVSREADDLIARLKREVPQLIGDFVQNLTDLRKVRGEVISLKELRYVDESKVEKYEASLADFADQVSKDCVRFLLKPEALEPYAEQVEAIRKEVEKVTKVVEADALDERITAVSNELEMLIETVSNLKIDDATEVTRIIDSISGIYSSFNQIKASLKRKRKELMGEEGRAEFNAQIKLVDQGAVNFLDLCDTPEKCEEYMTKLMVQLEELEGKFSEFDEFIDKISVKRDELYNAFESKKITLVEARNRRATTLQKAAERIIASVKSRLSRFKEVSEINGYMASDMMVEKVRGIVQELFDLGDSVKADDIQSRLKTAKEDALRQLKDKSELFVGGDNIIRFGTYDFAVNTQPLDLTMVYREGRMFYHLSGTNFFEEVTDEEFNASRPVWDQATVAENREVYRGEYLAYLILKEAEAKTLSLSEEEGVLSVSDLSDMDHDALMAVVQRYMALRYSEGYVKGVHDHDATKILEALLEMQTRVGLLRYGASTRALAGFYWNHWEEKGQRELFEAQIHSAGIILRAFPDTTEFEALKTELGERLQACAEATELFVVRDFAEAADYLFEQVALNEAFVVDGKAYDLRKRFESELRGRKVDTAFGESVAKLEDPALKYRLVRNWLKAFTQDAGLEAEIRFVDEVAVMLLDGETDKKSVREVRLERELEEMQGAHDRLAEQRYGLHFHDFNRRLGDYASDTVPMYGRFQELKQQMSADFAEALRLSEFKPRVLSSFVRNQLLDKVYLPIIGANLAKQIGTAGEGKRTDLMGMLLLISPPGYGKTTIMEYVANRLGLVFMKINGPALGHEVVSVDPAQAGNAGVRQELEKLNLAFEMGDNVMIYLDDIQHCNPEFLQKFISLCDGQRKIEGVYKGKTKTYDFRGKKVCVVMAGNPYTESGDKFRIPDMLANRADIYNLGDILGESDHEFKLSYIQNCLTSNATLAKLAAKSHKDVLSVLKIAETGNREGVEFEANHSATEIGEYTEVLKKLLYARDVILKVNLEYIRSAGQAEEFRTEPPFKLQGSYRDMNKIAEKVVPVMNDKELRTLMVSHYEREAQTLTAGAEANLLKFRELIGIATDDELTRWEEIKEVFRKKQKHTLSGGNQLGQMLEQVERMAESLGRIAGERESV; this is translated from the coding sequence ATGTCGGAAACTACCGAAAAACAAGATATACAACTGGACGGCGGTACATACGAAGTCCTGAAAACGCGTTTGCGGAAGGAGAGCGAAGTTCTGCGTGAACGCTTGAATGTTCTGAACGAAAACCGGAAAGACGTTTTCGGCGCCATCGACCTCTCGTTGTTGGCCACCGAACGCGTCACTACCGAATACAATTGCGTGCCTTGGGACATGTGTGCCATAGGCGATCATTTCCTGTTCGGCTATAACGTGCATATGGGGCTGAAGGTGGAGTACAAGCCTTCGGACGTATTCAGCATGTTTCGCTACGACGACCTGTCTTTCGTACACGAACCGTTGGACATGCTACAGGACGAAGCCTTTGTCAAGGATTTCAAGAACCTTTACAAATATTACAAAGGCACCCGGTTCGTCAAATTCGCCCGGATGGGTCAATACCTGCATATGGTTTTCCGCATTGGGCAGGGATTGGACGATATCAAGACATTTAAATGGCTGGTTAGCGAAGGGGAATTGCGTTATGTGGACGCCCGGAGCGATCACGAGCTGAAATACCCTTCCCAACACGAGTTTGAATGGATCAAGACTACCCGTGAGCAGTTTTGCGAAGGCGAACACCCGCATATTTCCATCGAGGACATCGTTTTTGTGGAGACGGTAGGCGGTGACTTGACCATAAAAGTAGAGGATAATACCGAAGACGGAAAAGGAATTTATAACGAGCTTGTCCAGCATAAGGAACAGCGATTGGAAGACGCCGAGGTGTATTACGCCATCTTGGGACATCTTGTTATACTGAAAATAAAACCCTATCAGGAAGAATTCCGGTATTTTGTCTATAACGCCAAGCTTCAGGAAGCAATTCGGATAGACGCGCTGGAGGATAGCTGTATCCTGTTGCCCGAAAACCACGGTTTAATCTTCTCCAACGGCTATTATTTGCAGTCCGGCGACTATAAGCAGTTCGACAATAACCTGTCGGATATGCTGTACGAGCGTTGCGTGCCTTCGCCTAATGGCGAAGACTTTATGTACGTATTTTACAATCGCCGGAAAGGGATTTACCTGTTGCTTCACTATAACCTGATTGCGCAGAAAGTGGAAAGCCCGGCGATTTGCCACGGTTACTCGACCTTCGAAAACGGGGAAATGTGCATGTTCCGGGCCGATGACGAACCGAAGAAGCACCATGTTGTCCAGATTTGGCAAACCCCTTACGTTGGGCCTGACTTCCAGCTGGAAGGGCAGTCGGATTCTTTCCTGTATAAGATCGGGAACAAGGATATTGTAAAAGCTATGGCCGAGTGTCAGGCTTTGTTGAATCTGGTCGGGAAAGAGGAAGCGTACCGAGACCAATATTTGGACATCATCAAGATGGCCACCGACTCCTTGGACACGTATCACTGGCTGGGCAAACCCGAGGCTTCGGAGTTGGCGGAGCCTCTGAAATCTATCCGTGAGACGGCGGTTGCGGCCGTGGACGAATACGAGAAAGTCCGCAAAATTCAACAGCATACGAATACGGAGGTCAAGCGGGTATCTAGGGAGGCTGATGATCTTATCGCTAGGCTTAAGCGTGAGGTCCCTCAGCTGATAGGTGACTTCGTCCAGAACCTGACCGACCTGCGCAAAGTTCGTGGCGAAGTGATTTCCCTGAAGGAACTCCGCTATGTGGACGAGTCCAAGGTGGAGAAGTACGAAGCTTCGCTAGCCGATTTCGCCGATCAGGTATCGAAAGATTGCGTTCGTTTCCTTTTGAAACCCGAAGCCTTGGAGCCATACGCCGAGCAGGTGGAGGCCATCCGTAAAGAGGTGGAGAAAGTCACGAAAGTGGTGGAGGCTGACGCCTTAGATGAGCGCATCACGGCGGTGTCGAACGAATTGGAGATGTTGATCGAGACGGTCAGCAACCTCAAGATCGACGACGCCACGGAAGTCACTCGCATCATCGACAGCATCTCGGGCATTTATTCCAGCTTCAACCAGATCAAAGCCTCGCTCAAGCGCAAGCGCAAAGAGCTGATGGGCGAGGAGGGACGCGCCGAGTTCAACGCCCAGATAAAGCTGGTGGACCAAGGCGCCGTCAATTTCCTCGACCTCTGCGACACGCCCGAGAAGTGCGAGGAATACATGACCAAGCTGATGGTTCAGCTGGAGGAATTGGAAGGCAAGTTCTCGGAGTTTGACGAGTTTATCGATAAGATTTCCGTCAAGCGCGACGAGCTTTACAACGCCTTCGAATCCAAGAAAATCACTTTGGTGGAGGCCCGCAACCGCCGCGCCACCACCTTGCAGAAAGCGGCCGAGCGTATCATCGCCTCGGTAAAGAGCCGTCTTTCTCGCTTCAAGGAAGTATCCGAAATCAACGGCTATATGGCCTCGGATATGATGGTGGAAAAAGTCCGTGGCATCGTGCAGGAACTCTTCGATCTTGGCGATTCCGTCAAGGCCGACGACATCCAAAGCCGACTCAAAACCGCCAAGGAAGACGCCCTGCGTCAGCTCAAGGACAAGTCCGAACTCTTCGTGGGCGGCGACAACATCATCCGTTTCGGTACTTATGACTTCGCCGTCAATACCCAGCCTTTGGACCTTACGATGGTCTATCGCGAGGGCCGGATGTTCTACCATCTAAGCGGAACGAACTTCTTTGAGGAAGTGACCGATGAGGAATTCAACGCCAGCCGTCCCGTTTGGGATCAGGCCACCGTGGCCGAAAACCGCGAGGTATACCGTGGCGAATACCTGGCCTATTTGATTTTGAAAGAAGCCGAAGCCAAGACGCTTTCCCTTTCGGAAGAAGAAGGCGTATTGAGCGTATCCGACCTCTCGGATATGGATCATGACGCCCTGATGGCCGTGGTGCAGCGCTATATGGCCCTGCGCTATAGCGAAGGCTACGTGAAAGGCGTGCATGACCACGACGCCACCAAGATTTTGGAAGCCCTCCTTGAGATGCAGACCCGTGTGGGGCTCCTGCGTTACGGCGCCTCTACCCGCGCCTTGGCCGGTTTTTACTGGAACCATTGGGAAGAGAAGGGCCAGCGTGAACTGTTCGAAGCGCAGATACACAGTGCTGGGATTATCCTGCGGGCCTTCCCCGATACGACGGAGTTCGAAGCCTTGAAAACCGAGCTCGGCGAACGCCTGCAAGCCTGTGCCGAAGCGACGGAACTTTTCGTCGTGCGTGATTTTGCAGAAGCGGCCGATTACCTTTTCGAACAAGTGGCCCTGAACGAAGCCTTTGTGGTGGACGGCAAGGCCTATGACCTGCGCAAGCGTTTCGAATCCGAACTGCGTGGACGCAAGGTCGATACCGCATTCGGTGAGTCCGTAGCCAAGTTGGAAGATCCGGCCTTGAAATACAGGCTCGTGCGCAACTGGCTCAAGGCCTTCACGCAGGACGCCGGCCTTGAGGCCGAAATACGTTTCGTGGACGAAGTGGCCGTGATGTTGCTCGATGGCGAAACCGATAAGAAAAGCGTGCGCGAGGTACGCCTCGAACGTGAACTGGAAGAGATGCAGGGCGCCCACGACCGTCTGGCCGAACAGCGCTACGGCTTGCACTTCCACGACTTCAACCGCCGTCTCGGCGACTACGCCAGCGACACCGTGCCGATGTACGGACGCTTTCAGGAACTGAAACAGCAGATGTCCGCCGACTTCGCCGAGGCCCTGCGCCTGAGTGAGTTCAAACCGCGCGTGCTGTCCTCCTTCGTACGGAACCAATTGCTCGACAAGGTCTATCTGCCCATCATCGGCGCCAACCTCGCCAAGCAGATCGGTACCGCCGGCGAAGGCAAGCGCACCGACCTCATGGGCATGCTCCTGCTCATCTCGCCTCCGGGCTACGGTAAGACGACCATCATGGAATACGTCGCCAACCGCCTCGGGCTGGTCTTCATGAAGATCAACGGCCCCGCGCTCGGGCATGAAGTGGTGTCCGTGGACCCCGCTCAGGCGGGCAACGCCGGCGTTCGTCAGGAATTGGAGAAGTTGAACCTCGCCTTTGAGATGGGCGACAACGTGATGATCTACCTCGACGACATCCAGCACTGTAACCCCGAATTCCTGCAGAAATTCATCTCGCTCTGTGACGGCCAGCGAAAAATCGAGGGCGTGTACAAGGGCAAGACCAAAACCTACGACTTCCGTGGCAAGAAAGTCTGCGTAGTGATGGCCGGCAACCCATACACCGAGAGCGGCGACAAGTTCCGCATCCCGGACATGCTCGCCAACCGTGCCGACATCTACAACCTCGGCGACATCCTGGGCGAATCGGATCACGAGTTCAAGCTCTCGTATATCCAGAACTGCCTCACCTCTAATGCGACCTTGGCCAAACTGGCGGCCAAGAGCCACAAAGACGTGCTCAGCGTGCTCAAGATTGCCGAGACCGGCAACCGCGAAGGCGTGGAATTCGAGGCCAACCACTCGGCCACCGAGATAGGCGAGTACACAGAGGTGCTCAAAAAGCTCCTCTACGCCCGCGACGTCATCCTGAAGGTGAACCTGGAGTACATCCGCTCGGCGGGACAGGCCGAAGAGTTCCGTACCGAACCGCCGTTCAAACTGCAGGGCTCGTACCGCGATATGAACAAGATAGCCGAGAAAGTGGTGCCCGTGATGAACGACAAGGAACTGCGCACGCTTATGGTCTCGCACTACGAGCGCGAAGCCCAGACCCTGACGGCCGGCGCCGAAGCCAACCTGCTCAAATTCCGTGAGCTGATAGGCATCGCCACCGACGACGAGCTCACCCGCTGGGAAGAGATCAAGGAAGTCTTCCGCAAAAAGCAGAAGCATACCCTATCAGGCGGCAACCAACTGGGCCAAATGCTGGAACAGGTGGAACGCATGGCGGAGAGCCTTGGTAGGATTGCTGGGGAGAGGGAGAGTGTTTGA